One stretch of Tenacibaculum sp. MAR_2010_89 DNA includes these proteins:
- a CDS encoding 2OG-Fe dioxygenase family protein, whose protein sequence is MVTEKNISAVINREIKSPIRIGSLIELQINREAFLSYFQPLFENLESDEYLVKENQITFLKNNFSDDIDSISSIHKSYFEKQVGVEVLEPWISRLTIEQKKQFSHVSTITRQRNISTFTIEKVKDEYQIQRVEADSFEQKVNDFRSWKREFKQATEQAVENELFYQLLQKAFELVASIHPEIYKLKITSHFMRTLTKGEVKGENSPEGMHEDGAQYIISALVVNRKNIVGGETQIFEKIGNNKELVFNKELELGEFAFQADTGEEKTFGNDLWHYVTPIQPIETTEQGIRDIIGFDIEIIK, encoded by the coding sequence ATGGTTACCGAAAAAAACATATCGGCAGTAATTAATAGAGAAATTAAATCTCCTATTCGCATAGGAAGTTTAATAGAGTTACAAATTAATAGAGAAGCGTTTCTAAGCTATTTTCAGCCGTTGTTTGAAAACTTAGAAAGCGATGAATATTTGGTGAAAGAAAATCAAATAACGTTTCTAAAAAATAATTTTTCTGATGATATTGATTCTATAAGTAGTATTCATAAATCTTATTTTGAAAAGCAAGTCGGTGTAGAGGTTTTAGAGCCTTGGATTTCTAGATTAACTATTGAACAGAAAAAACAATTCTCACATGTTTCTACAATAACAAGACAACGAAATATTTCAACATTTACGATTGAAAAAGTTAAAGATGAATATCAAATTCAACGAGTTGAAGCTGATAGTTTTGAACAAAAGGTAAATGATTTTAGAAGTTGGAAGCGAGAGTTTAAACAAGCAACAGAACAAGCTGTTGAAAATGAATTGTTTTATCAGTTACTTCAAAAGGCGTTTGAATTAGTAGCTAGTATCCACCCTGAAATTTATAAACTAAAAATTACAAGTCATTTTATGAGAACCCTAACAAAAGGAGAAGTGAAAGGCGAGAATTCTCCAGAAGGGATGCATGAAGATGGAGCGCAATATATTATTTCAGCGTTGGTTGTAAATAGAAAAAATATTGTAGGGGGAGAAACTCAAATATTTGAGAAAATCGGGAATAATAAAGAGTTAGTTTTTAATAAAGAATTAGAATTAGGAGAATTTGCTTTTCAAGCAGATACTGGTGAAGAAAAAACCTTTGGTAACGATTTATGGCATTATGTAACACCTATTCAGCCAATAGAAACGACTGAACAAGGTATTAGAGATATTATTGGATTTGATATTGAAATTATAAAATGA
- a CDS encoding AAA family ATPase, which yields MYSTKHYKIVDRFFLQLNETVQPFFFKGKTVNPIKIVSLSNVFSSLKLKEEDLLLLYSTKKDQSQLDFIVTSKKIHTKNLVLPLTVNSLDHTAFSFFPKEHIAYLKKLIENLHLQQKEEKKNLEYFTNKFKDFVNQKENGDKDYAIEHDFLEILKEEGEKIQELAEDLNRNKHFSNVINTIVNKTDDAIEFKAEHVILQDIIKVYNKTYGLHDATNEEATLKVKFLLAFLFEKLQGNDIISSLTIERINKFVTSNSFDKNIEIIQKASLFDLGEAYKNEFLLPSILKKLDNKHFTNTGAFLYRIATLISKADGTISEEEEKALKEINNSVSRPKQKLQGVTQTEVDENETLQDVLDELNELIGLDTIKIAVQELANFLKVQKLREKEGLKSVNNSLHSVFMGPPGTGKTTVARLVSKIYKHLEYLEKGHLIETDRSGMVAGYVGQTALKVEEIVNTSLNGVLFIDEAYALSKDNKQDFGNEAIEVLLKKMEDHRKELVVIVAGYPDEMKNFITSNPGLQSRFNRYFTFDHYKPSELIGIFELFCRKNDFVLIEDAKEKLHFIFDKFYEKKDKNFGNARVARNLFEKIIEYQANRIVSIAPITVEILKTITEEDIPPVNKTVEEYLQFQEKE from the coding sequence ATGTACAGTACAAAACACTATAAAATTGTTGATCGTTTTTTTTTGCAATTAAATGAAACTGTTCAACCCTTTTTTTTTAAAGGAAAAACAGTAAATCCAATTAAAATAGTAAGTTTATCGAATGTTTTTTCTTCATTAAAATTAAAAGAAGAAGATTTATTGTTGTTATACTCTACAAAAAAAGATCAAAGTCAGCTAGATTTTATTGTAACATCAAAAAAAATACATACTAAAAACTTGGTGTTGCCATTAACAGTAAACTCTTTAGATCATACTGCATTTAGTTTTTTTCCTAAAGAGCATATAGCCTATTTAAAAAAGTTAATAGAAAATCTTCATTTACAACAAAAAGAAGAAAAAAAGAATTTAGAGTATTTTACAAATAAGTTTAAAGATTTTGTAAATCAAAAAGAGAATGGAGATAAAGATTATGCAATTGAGCATGATTTTTTAGAAATCTTAAAAGAAGAAGGAGAGAAAATTCAGGAATTAGCTGAAGATTTAAATAGAAATAAACATTTTTCTAATGTAATCAATACCATTGTAAATAAAACAGATGATGCTATAGAGTTTAAAGCTGAACATGTAATTTTACAAGACATTATAAAAGTATATAATAAAACATATGGATTACATGATGCTACCAATGAGGAAGCAACCTTAAAAGTGAAATTCTTACTAGCTTTTCTGTTTGAAAAACTTCAGGGAAATGATATTATTAGTAGTTTAACAATTGAACGAATTAATAAATTTGTAACGTCTAATAGTTTTGATAAAAATATTGAGATTATTCAAAAAGCTTCATTGTTTGATTTAGGAGAAGCATATAAAAATGAGTTTCTATTACCTTCAATATTAAAGAAACTAGATAATAAGCACTTTACAAATACAGGAGCCTTTTTATACCGTATAGCAACATTAATTTCAAAAGCTGATGGAACTATTTCTGAAGAAGAAGAAAAAGCATTGAAAGAAATTAATAATAGTGTATCACGCCCTAAGCAAAAATTACAAGGAGTAACACAAACTGAAGTAGATGAAAATGAAACGTTGCAAGATGTATTAGATGAATTGAATGAATTGATAGGGTTAGATACTATTAAAATTGCTGTTCAAGAATTAGCAAACTTTTTAAAAGTTCAAAAACTACGAGAAAAAGAAGGGCTAAAATCGGTAAATAATTCATTGCACTCTGTTTTTATGGGACCTCCTGGAACAGGAAAAACGACGGTTGCTCGTTTGGTTTCTAAAATATATAAACACCTTGAATATCTTGAAAAAGGGCATTTAATAGAAACGGATAGAAGTGGTATGGTTGCTGGGTATGTTGGTCAAACTGCTTTGAAGGTTGAAGAGATTGTGAATACCTCTTTAAACGGTGTGTTATTTATTGATGAAGCGTATGCATTATCAAAAGATAATAAACAAGATTTTGGGAATGAAGCTATAGAGGTGTTATTAAAAAAGATGGAAGATCACCGAAAAGAGTTGGTGGTAATTGTTGCAGGATACCCAGATGAAATGAAAAATTTCATTACATCAAATCCTGGGCTACAATCGCGTTTTAATAGATACTTTACGTTTGATCATTACAAGCCAAGTGAGTTAATTGGTATTTTTGAGTTGTTCTGTAGAAAGAATGATTTTGTATTAATAGAGGATGCGAAAGAGAAATTGCATTTTATTTTTGATAAGTTTTACGAAAAGAAAGATAAAAATTTTGGAAATGCACGTGTGGCAAGAAATTTATTCGAAAAAATAATAGAATACCAAGCTAATAGAATTGTGAGTATTGCTCCAATAACAGTTGAGATTTTAAAAACAATAACAGAAGAAGATATTCCGCCAGTAAATAAAACAGTAGAAGAGTATTTACAATTTCAAGAAAAGGAATAA